The following nucleotide sequence is from Tolumonas lignilytica.
AAATTGCTCCAGCTTGGAAAAATAAAAGATTTAGAAATAGCCCCCGTATTGCAAGGACAAGTCATTGTTTCCTATTCCGGTATCACGCGCGGGGTCACATTATCCGGTGTGGTGCCCGATTTAATGAAAAACGTCAGTGCTATTGCGCACTACTTCATTCAGGGCTCACTGGAAAGTTTATCCATCAACCCCAATGGCATCATCATTGGTGCAGGTCTTGCTGAAAAACTGCAGATAACCATCGGCGATCAACTCACCATTACATCACCAACCGGCAGTGTTCGTCTCATGAAAGTGGTCGCACTTTTTCGCACCGGCACCGCCAACAATGATGACCGCCAAATTTATGCCTTATTAAATCGGGTTCAAAATTTTCTGGAAAAGCCAAATGTCGCCAATTTGCTGATTATTAAGATCAAAGATCCTAATCAGGCCACTACGGTAGCACATCAGATTGAACAGGATATCGGCTATAAGACGCAATCCTGGCAGGAAGCCAGTGAAGATCTAATGAATATGGTCTTGATCAGAAATCTCATCATGTACAGTGTCGTCAGTGCCATTCTGGTGGTGGCGTCGTTTGGTATTTACAACGTCATTTCGACGGTCGTCTTGGAGAAAACCAAAGACATTGCCATTTTAAAATCGATCGGCTTTGGCGCAAATGACATCGAAGGCATCTTTTTAATTGAAGGAAGCATACTGGGGTTGTTAGGCAGTGTATTGGGAACGGCACTTGGCCTGTCGTTGATGTATGGGCTGAGCCGAATTTCCTTTAAAAGCCCGTTTTATACGGCTCAGGCGTTCATCCCTATTTATTGGGGCATGGATCAACTGTTGTTTGCCATCGCGTTTGCCATGTTATCGTCATTATGCGCCGCTTGG
It contains:
- a CDS encoding ABC transporter permease, whose translation is MNLSASIALSHLMSRRRQTIVSVLGVSLGVAFFLAISGLMRGSEQDFMQRLVDNSPHITVYDEYRYPKKQPIELVYPKAVYTLHGVKPKTEIKGIRQYKEKLLQLGKIKDLEIAPVLQGQVIVSYSGITRGVTLSGVVPDLMKNVSAIAHYFIQGSLESLSINPNGIIIGAGLAEKLQITIGDQLTITSPTGSVRLMKVVALFRTGTANNDDRQIYALLNRVQNFLEKPNVANLLIIKIKDPNQATTVAHQIEQDIGYKTQSWQEASEDLMNMVLIRNLIMYSVVSAILVVASFGIYNVISTVVLEKTKDIAILKSIGFGANDIEGIFLIEGSILGLLGSVLGTALGLSLMYGLSRISFKSPFYTAQAFIPIYWGMDQLLFAIAFAMLSSLCAAWLPARKGGRVKPVDILRGAE